In the Oncorhynchus keta strain PuntledgeMale-10-30-2019 chromosome 14, Oket_V2, whole genome shotgun sequence genome, one interval contains:
- the LOC118393908 gene encoding aspartate aminotransferase, mitochondrial-like: MALLKSSKVISSIGTFSPSLGVLSTRNSSWWGGVQMGPPDPILGVSEAFKRDTSPKKMNLGVGAYRDDHGKPFVLDCVRKAEALIASKQLDKEYLAIGGLADFTKSCAQLALGADSEVLKSGRNITVQTISGTGSLCIGANFLSRFHSASRDVYLPKPSWGNHTPIFRDAGMQLKAYRYYDPSTCGFDFNGALDDISKMPEKSVIMLHACAHNPTGVDPKPEQWKEIADLVKKRDLLVFFDMAYQGFASGDIDRDAWAVRHFIEQGHKIVLSQSFAKNMGLYGERVGGFTVVCNDAEEAKRVESQLKILIRPMYSNPPMNGARIAATILNTPDLYKTWLEEVHGMANRIIKMREQLAANLKNEGSTLDWQHVIDQIGMFCFTGLKPEQVERLTKEFSVYMTKDGRISMAGVTSSNVGYLAHGIHAVTK; this comes from the exons CTCATGGTGGGGTGGAGTGCAGATGGGTCCCCCTGACCCCATCCTGGGGGTGTCTGAGGCCTTCAAGAGGGACACCAGCCCGAAGAAGATGAACCTGGGGGTGGGAGCCTACAGGGACGACCACGGCAAACCCTTTGTGCTCGATTGTGTCCGCAAG gcaGAGGCTCTGATTGCTTCCAAGCAGTTGGATAAAGAGTATCTGGCCATCGGTGGTCTGGCGGACTTCACCAAGTCCTGCGCTCAGCTAGCCTTGGGGGCTGACAGTGAGGTCCTCAAGAGTGGCAGG aaCATCACTGTCCAGACCATCTCAGGAACCGGCTCTCTGTGCATTGGAGCCAACTTCCTG TCTCGTTTCCACAGTGCGTCCCGTGACGTGTACCTGCCCAAGCCCTCCTGGGGGAACCACACACCCATCTTCAGAGATGCTGGCATGCAGCTGAAAGCCTACCGCTACTACGACCCCTCCACCTGTGGCTTCGACTTCAACGGGGCGCTCGACGACATCTct AAAATGCCAGAGAAGAGTGTGATCATGCTGCATGCCTGTGCCCATAACCCCACCGGTGTGGACCCCAAGCCTGAGCAGTGGAAAGAGATCGCTGACCTGGTGAAG AAAAGGGACCTGTTGGTGTTCTTTGACATGGCCTACCAGGGTTTTGCCAGTGGAGATATTGATCGTGATGCCTGGGCTGTTCGTCACTTCATCGAGCAGGGCCACAAAATTGTCCTGTCTCAGTCCTTCGCTAAGAACATGGGCCTCTATG gtgagCGAGTGGGAGGGTTCACTGTGGTGTGTAACGATGCAGAGGAAGCTAAGAGGGTAGAGTCTCAGCTGAAGATTCTGATCCGGCCAATGTACTCCAACCCTCCAATGAATGGAGCCAGAATCGCTGCCACTATTCTCAACACACCAGACCTTTATAAAACCTG GTTGGAGGAGGTCCACGGCATGGCCAACCGCATCATCAAGATGAGGGAGCAGCTGGCGGCCAACCTGAAAAACGAGGGCTCCACTCTCGACTGGCAGCATGTCATCGACCAAATCGGCATGTTCTGCTTCACAGGCCTCAAGCCTGAACAG GTTGAGCGTCTGACTAAGGAGTTTTCAGTGTACATGACCAAGGATGGTAGAATCTCCATGGCAGGCGTCACTTCCAGCAACGTGGGATACCTAGCGCATGGAATCCACGCCGTCACTAAGTAA